The Bacillus vallismortis genome window below encodes:
- a CDS encoding DUF441 domain-containing protein: protein MFTQANLFLILLLAIALIAKNQSLLFAVSVLLIIKIVGLDQKLLPTIQSKGINWGVTVITIAVLVPIATGEIGFKQLGEAMRSSYAWIALGAGIAVALIAKNGLTLLENDPHITTALVIGTILAVALFGGVAVGPLIGAGIAYIAMQIVKLFSS from the coding sequence GTGTTTACACAAGCGAATTTATTTTTAATTTTACTCTTGGCTATCGCACTTATCGCAAAAAATCAATCATTGCTTTTTGCTGTATCCGTCCTTTTGATTATCAAAATCGTTGGACTTGATCAGAAATTATTACCAACCATCCAGTCAAAAGGCATTAACTGGGGTGTGACCGTTATTACCATCGCCGTTCTTGTTCCGATTGCGACGGGTGAAATCGGGTTCAAGCAGCTTGGAGAAGCAATGCGGTCTTCATATGCATGGATCGCCTTGGGAGCGGGAATCGCAGTGGCGCTGATTGCCAAAAACGGTCTGACTCTGCTGGAAAATGACCCGCATATTACAACTGCTCTCGTGATCGGGACCATTCTCGCAGTCGCGCTTTTTGGCGGTGTGGCGGTGGGACCGCTGATCGGAGCGGGGATTGCTTATATTGCCATGCAGATTGTAAAACTGTTCTCTTCATGA
- the ytvI gene encoding sporulation integral membrane protein YtvI: MNQSYITIFFRTLFVISITAGSIAAAYYSFPLTYPFLIALILSSAIHPVVDYLDKVTGFPRTINVLGVLAFFLLAAFGVLTILVAEIVTGTAYLAKTLPPHISTFISYCEKLFTTHIQPLYNELTLLFQELETNQQASIVTHIQTLGDSAAKNAGLLLSHILEMIPRFFGLLPNTAAVLVFSLLATFFMTKDWHKLKTMFVSILPDRVTANSRAISNELKKAMTGFIKAQAVLVFITMIIVFIGLALLKVEHGATIAFLIGLVDLLPYLGAGSVFVPWILYLSITGQLPQAIGIGILYLVVLIQRQLTEPKILSKSIGIDPLATLIALFAGFKLFGFLGLIAGPALLVMIQAFITTGTLKEIWSYITVQQK, encoded by the coding sequence GTGAACCAATCTTATATCACTATTTTCTTCAGAACCCTCTTTGTCATATCAATTACCGCAGGATCGATAGCTGCGGCCTATTATTCGTTTCCGTTAACTTATCCGTTCCTGATCGCCCTTATTCTTTCATCAGCGATTCATCCTGTTGTCGATTATTTGGACAAAGTGACAGGATTCCCGCGAACGATAAATGTTCTGGGCGTGCTTGCTTTTTTTCTGCTCGCAGCTTTTGGTGTACTCACCATTCTGGTAGCCGAAATCGTCACGGGAACAGCCTATCTTGCAAAAACGCTGCCTCCGCATATCAGCACGTTTATCTCATATTGCGAAAAATTGTTTACGACTCATATCCAGCCGCTCTATAACGAACTGACCCTTTTGTTTCAAGAATTGGAGACCAATCAGCAGGCTTCCATCGTCACTCATATTCAGACACTCGGTGATTCCGCGGCTAAAAATGCCGGACTGCTGCTGTCCCACATATTAGAAATGATTCCGAGATTTTTCGGACTTCTTCCAAATACAGCGGCTGTTCTCGTTTTTTCTCTTTTGGCAACTTTTTTTATGACAAAGGATTGGCACAAGCTGAAAACCATGTTCGTTTCGATTCTGCCGGATCGGGTTACAGCCAACAGCAGAGCGATCAGCAATGAATTAAAAAAAGCAATGACCGGTTTTATCAAAGCGCAGGCCGTTCTCGTTTTCATTACGATGATCATTGTATTTATCGGCCTTGCTCTCTTAAAAGTTGAACATGGCGCAACAATTGCTTTTTTAATAGGACTTGTTGATCTTCTCCCTTATTTGGGGGCGGGCTCCGTATTTGTGCCGTGGATTTTGTATTTATCGATTACAGGCCAGCTGCCTCAGGCAATCGGAATCGGCATACTGTACCTTGTTGTTCTTATTCAGCGGCAGCTGACAGAACCTAAAATACTTAGTAAATCAATCGGGATCGATCCGCTGGCAACGCTCATCGCCCTGTTTGCCGGTTTTAAATTATTCGGGTTTTTAGGACTCATTGCCGGGCCGGCTCTTCTCGTCATGATCCAGGCTTTCATCACAACAGGCACATTAAAGGAAATATGGTCCTATATCACCGTTCAGCAAAAATAA
- a CDS encoding FxsA family protein: MRFLFLLFIVFPALEIGIFLFSGKLIGILPTVFLMILTGIIGAAAAKKQGTEVYYKVQRDLQYGQMPGEAIADGLCIFIGGLLLMLPGFLSDLAGACLLIPLTRSWCKPILFKWLRGMSKNKRIIIK, translated from the coding sequence ATGAGATTTTTATTTTTGCTTTTTATTGTGTTTCCGGCATTAGAAATCGGGATATTCCTATTTTCAGGCAAGCTGATCGGCATTTTGCCGACGGTCTTTTTAATGATTCTGACAGGCATTATCGGCGCAGCAGCTGCAAAAAAACAAGGAACCGAAGTGTATTACAAGGTTCAGCGTGATCTTCAATATGGCCAGATGCCGGGGGAAGCGATTGCTGACGGCCTGTGCATTTTCATTGGCGGTCTTTTGCTGATGCTTCCGGGCTTTTTATCAGATTTGGCCGGCGCCTGTTTGCTTATCCCGCTTACCCGCAGCTGGTGTAAGCCGATTCTGTTCAAGTGGCTGAGAGGAATGTCGAAGAACAAACGGATCATCATCAAATAA
- the pyk gene encoding pyruvate kinase: MRKTKIVCTIGPASESIEMLTKLMESGMNVARLNFSHGDFEEHGARIKNIREASKKLGKNVGILLDTKGPEIRTHTMENGGIELETGKELIVSMDEVVGTTDKISVSYEGLVDDVGQGSTILLDDGLIGLEVLDVDAAKREIKTKVLNNGTLKNKKGVNVPGVSVNLPGITEKDARDIVFGIEQGVDFIAASFVRRSTDVLEIRELLEEHNAQDIQIIPKIENQEGVDNIDSILEVSDGLMVARGDLGVEIPAEEVPLVQKDLIKKCNALGKPVITATQMLDSMQRNPRPTRAEASDVANAIFDGSDAIMLSGETAAGSYPVEAVQTMHNIASRSEEALNYKEILSKRRDQVGMTITDAIGQSVAHTAINLEAAAIVTPTESGHTARMIAKYRPQAPVIAVTVNDSVSRKLALVSGVFAESGQNANSTDEMLEDAVQKSLNSGLVKNGDLIVITAGTVGESGTTNLMKVYTVGDIIAKGQGIGRKSAFGPVVIAQNAKEAEQKMTDGAVLVTKSTDRDMIASLEKASALITEEGGLTSHAAVVGLSLGIPVIVGLENATSTLTDGQDITVDASRGAVYQGRASVL; the protein is encoded by the coding sequence ATGAGAAAAACTAAAATTGTTTGTACCATCGGTCCGGCAAGTGAAAGTATTGAAATGCTTACGAAATTAATGGAGTCAGGAATGAACGTGGCTCGTTTGAACTTTTCTCACGGAGATTTTGAGGAGCACGGCGCAAGAATTAAAAATATCCGTGAAGCAAGCAAAAAACTTGGCAAAAACGTTGGTATCCTGCTTGATACAAAAGGTCCGGAAATCCGCACACATACGATGGAAAACGGCGGCATTGAGCTTGAAACAGGCAAAGAGCTTATCGTTTCAATGGACGAGGTTGTAGGGACAACAGACAAAATTTCAGTGTCATATGAAGGTTTAGTCGATGACGTTGGACAAGGTTCAACGATTCTGTTAGATGACGGACTTATCGGCCTTGAAGTACTTGATGTTGATGCCGCTAAACGCGAAATCAAAACAAAAGTATTAAACAACGGAACACTCAAAAATAAAAAAGGTGTTAACGTGCCGGGCGTAAGTGTCAACCTTCCTGGTATCACTGAAAAAGATGCACGAGACATCGTTTTCGGTATTGAGCAAGGAGTAGACTTTATCGCAGCGTCTTTCGTACGCCGTTCTACGGACGTGCTTGAAATCCGTGAGCTTCTAGAAGAGCACAATGCTCAGGATATTCAAATCATCCCTAAAATCGAAAACCAAGAGGGCGTTGACAACATTGATTCTATTCTTGAAGTGTCTGACGGCTTAATGGTTGCACGCGGAGACTTAGGTGTGGAAATCCCAGCTGAAGAAGTGCCGCTTGTGCAAAAAGACCTGATTAAAAAGTGCAACGCGCTTGGAAAGCCTGTTATTACAGCGACACAAATGCTTGACAGCATGCAGCGCAACCCGCGTCCGACCCGTGCGGAAGCAAGTGACGTTGCAAACGCGATCTTCGACGGCTCAGATGCGATCATGCTTTCTGGTGAAACAGCTGCCGGAAGCTATCCGGTTGAGGCGGTTCAAACCATGCACAACATCGCGTCTCGTTCTGAAGAAGCTTTAAATTATAAAGAAATTCTTTCAAAACGCAGAGATCAAGTAGGCATGACGATAACAGACGCAATTGGACAATCTGTCGCGCACACGGCGATCAATCTGGAGGCAGCTGCGATTGTCACGCCGACTGAAAGCGGCCATACTGCGCGCATGATCGCGAAATACCGTCCGCAGGCGCCGGTTATTGCGGTTACTGTAAATGATTCTGTTTCCAGAAAACTTGCGCTCGTATCTGGCGTATTCGCGGAAAGCGGCCAAAATGCGAACTCAACAGATGAGATGCTTGAGGATGCTGTCCAAAAATCATTGAACAGCGGACTTGTAAAAAATGGCGATCTGATCGTCATTACAGCAGGCACTGTCGGTGAGTCTGGCACGACGAACTTAATGAAAGTATACACTGTCGGCGATATCATCGCTAAAGGCCAAGGCATCGGACGCAAATCAGCTTTCGGTCCGGTTGTCATTGCACAAAATGCAAAAGAAGCTGAGCAAAAAATGACTGACGGTGCGGTACTTGTTACAAAAAGCACTGACCGTGATATGATTGCATCTCTTGAAAAAGCGTCTGCTCTTATTACAGAAGAAGGCGGCTTGACAAGCCATGCTGCGGTAGTCGGATTAAGCCTCGGCATTCCGGTTATCGTTGGGCTGGAAAATGCGACATCTACTTTAACAGACGGCCAGGATATTACAGTTGACGCATCCAGAGGCGCAGTCTACCAAGGCCGTGCGAGCGTTCTTTAG
- the pfkA gene encoding 6-phosphofructokinase: MKRIGVLTSGGDSPGMNAAVRAVVRKAIYHDVEVYGIYNGYAGLIGGKIEKLELGSVGDIIHRGGTKLYTARCPEFKTVEGREKGIENLKKLGIEGLVVIGGDGSYMGAKKLTEHGFPCVGVPGTIDNDIPGTDFTIGFDTALNTVIDAIDKIRDTATSHERTYVIEVMGRHAGDIALWAGLAGGAESILIPEADYDMHEIIGRLKRGHERGKKHSIIIVAEGVGSGVEFGKRIEEETNLETRVSVLGHIQRGGSPSAADRVLASRLGAYAVELLLEGKGGRCVGIQNNKLVDHDIIEILNTKHTVEQNMYQLSKELSI, from the coding sequence ATGAAACGTATAGGGGTATTAACGAGCGGCGGGGATTCCCCGGGAATGAACGCAGCAGTTCGCGCAGTAGTCAGAAAAGCGATTTATCATGACGTTGAAGTTTACGGCATTTACAACGGATACGCAGGATTGATCGGCGGAAAGATTGAAAAGCTTGAACTCGGATCTGTAGGCGATATTATACATCGCGGAGGAACAAAGCTTTATACGGCAAGATGTCCTGAATTCAAAACGGTTGAAGGCCGTGAAAAAGGGATAGAGAACTTGAAGAAGCTTGGTATTGAAGGTCTTGTTGTCATCGGCGGAGACGGTTCCTATATGGGTGCAAAAAAATTGACGGAACATGGGTTTCCATGTGTAGGTGTACCGGGTACAATTGATAATGACATTCCGGGTACTGATTTTACAATCGGTTTCGATACAGCTTTAAATACAGTAATTGACGCAATTGATAAGATCCGCGATACAGCGACTTCTCATGAACGTACATATGTGATTGAAGTAATGGGCCGCCATGCCGGTGATATTGCATTGTGGGCCGGCCTTGCAGGGGGCGCGGAATCAATCCTGATCCCTGAGGCAGACTACGACATGCACGAAATCATTGGCCGCTTAAAACGCGGCCACGAACGCGGCAAGAAGCACAGTATTATTATTGTTGCCGAAGGTGTAGGCAGCGGTGTTGAATTCGGAAAACGCATTGAAGAAGAAACAAATCTTGAAACTAGGGTATCTGTATTGGGCCATATTCAGCGCGGAGGTTCTCCGAGCGCTGCTGACCGCGTGCTGGCAAGCCGTCTTGGCGCATATGCAGTTGAACTGCTGCTTGAAGGAAAAGGCGGACGCTGTGTGGGTATACAAAACAATAAGCTTGTAGACCATGATATTATAGAAATACTGAATACAAAACACACAGTAGAGCAAAACATGTATCAGCTTTCAAAAGAACTGTCTATTTAA
- the accA gene encoding acetyl-CoA carboxylase carboxyl transferase subunit alpha — translation MAVRLEFEKPVIELQTKIAELKKFTQDSDMDLSAEIERLEDRLANLQDEIYKNLKPWDRVQIARLPDRPTTLDYIEHLFTGFFECHGDRAYGDDEAIVGGIAKFHGLPVTVIGHQRGKDTKENLVRNFGMPHPEGYRKALRLMKQADKFNRPIICFIDTKGAYPGRAAEERGQSEAIAKNLFEMAGLRVPVICIVIGEGGSGGALGLGVGNHLHMLENSTYSVISPEGAAALLWKDSSLAKKAAETMKITAPDLKELGIIDHMIKEVKGGAHHDVKLQASYMDETLKQSLKTLLKLDEEELVQQRYEKYKAIGKVSNEDQYIGVN, via the coding sequence GTGGCTGTAAGATTAGAATTTGAAAAACCGGTGATTGAACTGCAAACGAAAATCGCTGAATTGAAAAAATTCACCCAGGATTCAGATATGGATCTGAGTGCGGAAATTGAACGGCTCGAAGACCGTCTCGCTAATCTTCAGGATGAAATCTACAAAAATCTGAAGCCTTGGGACCGTGTTCAAATCGCGCGTCTGCCGGACCGTCCGACAACGCTTGATTATATTGAACACCTGTTTACCGGCTTTTTTGAATGTCACGGAGACAGAGCTTACGGAGACGATGAAGCCATTGTCGGCGGCATTGCGAAGTTCCATGGCCTTCCTGTAACGGTAATCGGGCATCAGCGCGGTAAAGACACGAAGGAAAACCTTGTCCGTAATTTTGGGATGCCGCATCCTGAAGGCTACCGAAAAGCGCTTCGTCTCATGAAGCAGGCTGACAAATTCAACAGACCGATTATTTGTTTTATTGATACGAAGGGAGCATACCCTGGACGAGCAGCGGAAGAAAGAGGACAAAGCGAAGCCATTGCCAAAAATCTCTTTGAGATGGCCGGCCTTCGAGTGCCTGTTATCTGCATCGTCATCGGTGAAGGCGGAAGCGGCGGAGCCCTTGGTCTCGGTGTTGGCAACCACTTGCATATGCTGGAAAACTCTACTTATTCTGTTATTTCTCCGGAAGGTGCCGCGGCACTTTTATGGAAGGACTCCAGTCTTGCTAAAAAAGCAGCAGAAACAATGAAAATCACTGCGCCGGATTTAAAAGAATTAGGTATTATAGATCATATGATAAAAGAAGTAAAAGGCGGAGCGCACCACGATGTTAAGCTGCAGGCAAGCTATATGGACGAAACCCTTAAGCAATCGCTAAAAACGTTGCTGAAGCTGGATGAAGAAGAATTAGTTCAGCAACGCTATGAAAAATATAAAGCAATTGGCAAAGTCTCGAATGAAGACCAATATATCGGGGTAAACTAA
- the accD gene encoding acetyl-CoA carboxylase, carboxyltransferase subunit beta produces MLKDIFTKKKKYASVPSEQAKHDVPEGIMTKCPKCKKIMLTKELDKNMRVCMNCDYHFPMNAKQRVESLMDEQSFEEFNQGMLSENPLGFPGYLEKLEKDREKTSLNEAVVTGKGAIGGYPAVVAVMDSSFRMGSMGSVVGEKITLAIEKAKADKVPFIIFTASGGARMQEGVLSLMQMAKTSSALKLFSEEQGLIISIMTHPTTGGVSASFASLGDYNFAEPGALIGFAGRRIIEQTIGEKLPEDFQTAEFLLKHGQLDAVIHRQDMKQTLENLLDMHQAGGDFEWL; encoded by the coding sequence GTGTTAAAGGATATATTCACGAAAAAGAAAAAGTATGCTTCCGTACCGTCTGAGCAAGCGAAGCACGACGTTCCGGAAGGCATTATGACAAAATGTCCTAAGTGTAAAAAAATCATGCTCACTAAAGAGTTGGATAAAAATATGCGGGTATGCATGAACTGCGATTATCATTTCCCGATGAACGCAAAACAGCGTGTCGAAAGCTTGATGGATGAACAATCCTTTGAGGAATTTAACCAGGGAATGTTATCAGAAAACCCGCTAGGTTTCCCGGGATATCTGGAAAAGCTTGAAAAAGACCGCGAGAAAACATCCTTAAACGAGGCTGTTGTGACGGGCAAGGGCGCCATTGGCGGATACCCGGCTGTTGTCGCCGTCATGGATTCTTCATTCAGAATGGGCAGCATGGGTTCAGTCGTCGGTGAAAAAATCACGCTTGCGATTGAAAAAGCAAAAGCTGATAAAGTTCCGTTTATTATTTTTACGGCTTCAGGCGGTGCGAGAATGCAGGAAGGCGTATTAAGTTTGATGCAAATGGCTAAGACAAGCTCTGCCTTAAAACTGTTCAGTGAAGAACAGGGCCTCATTATTTCAATTATGACCCATCCGACTACCGGAGGCGTATCGGCTAGCTTTGCTTCACTCGGCGATTATAATTTTGCTGAGCCTGGCGCGCTGATCGGTTTTGCAGGAAGACGGATTATTGAACAGACAATAGGTGAAAAATTGCCTGAGGACTTCCAAACGGCAGAGTTTTTATTAAAACATGGACAGCTTGATGCGGTTATTCACCGCCAAGACATGAAACAAACGTTAGAAAATCTGCTGGATATGCATCAAGCGGGAGGTGACTTTGAGTGGCTGTAA
- the maeB gene encoding NADP-dependent malic enzyme yields the protein MSLREEALHLHKVNQGKLESKSKVEVRNAKDLSLAYSPGVAEPCKDIHEDINKVYDYTMKGNMVAVVTDGTAVLGLGNIGPEAALPVMEGKAVLFKSFAGVDAFPIALNTTDVDKIVETVKLLEPTFGGVNLEDIAAPNCFIIEERLKKETNIPVFHDDQHGTAIVTVAGLVNALKLSGKSMSSIKVVANGAGAAGIAIIKLLHHYGVRDIVMCDSKGAIYEGRPEGMNDVKNEVAKFTNQDRKDGSLKDVIADADVFIGVSVAGALTKEMVQSMAKDPIIFAMANPNPEIMPEDAREAGASVIGTGRSDFPNQVNNVLAFPGIFRGALDVRATHINEQMKIAAVEAIASLVSEDELSADYVIPAPFDKRVAPAVAKAVAKAAMETGVARITVDPEEVAEKTRKLTIIG from the coding sequence ATGTCATTAAGAGAAGAAGCATTACACCTGCATAAAGTCAATCAGGGGAAACTGGAGTCTAAATCGAAAGTAGAAGTCAGAAACGCGAAAGATTTAAGCCTTGCGTATTCTCCGGGTGTTGCAGAACCGTGTAAGGATATTCATGAAGACATTAACAAAGTATATGATTATACAATGAAGGGGAACATGGTAGCAGTTGTGACTGACGGTACAGCTGTTCTTGGCCTTGGAAATATCGGCCCTGAAGCCGCGCTTCCTGTTATGGAAGGGAAAGCTGTTCTATTCAAAAGCTTTGCAGGCGTAGACGCGTTCCCGATTGCTTTAAACACAACCGATGTTGATAAGATCGTGGAAACTGTTAAATTGCTTGAACCGACATTTGGCGGTGTCAACCTTGAAGATATCGCAGCGCCAAACTGCTTTATCATTGAAGAGCGCCTTAAAAAGGAAACAAACATCCCGGTTTTCCATGATGATCAGCACGGTACTGCCATTGTAACGGTAGCAGGTCTTGTAAATGCGCTGAAACTGTCTGGAAAATCAATGTCATCCATTAAAGTTGTCGCAAATGGCGCCGGTGCGGCTGGTATTGCGATTATCAAGCTCCTTCACCATTACGGCGTACGTGACATCGTGATGTGCGATTCAAAAGGAGCGATTTATGAAGGGCGTCCGGAAGGCATGAACGATGTCAAAAACGAAGTGGCGAAATTCACAAACCAAGACCGCAAAGACGGTTCTCTGAAAGATGTCATCGCTGATGCTGACGTATTTATCGGCGTATCTGTAGCAGGAGCGTTAACAAAAGAAATGGTGCAAAGCATGGCAAAAGATCCGATTATCTTTGCGATGGCAAATCCCAATCCGGAAATTATGCCGGAAGATGCGCGTGAAGCTGGCGCAAGCGTTATTGGAACGGGCCGTTCTGACTTCCCGAACCAAGTAAACAATGTTCTTGCATTCCCTGGTATTTTCCGCGGAGCGCTTGACGTTCGCGCCACTCACATTAACGAACAAATGAAAATCGCAGCTGTTGAAGCTATTGCTTCATTGGTTTCAGAAGATGAGCTTAGCGCAGACTACGTTATCCCTGCCCCGTTTGATAAACGGGTTGCACCTGCTGTTGCGAAGGCTGTCGCTAAAGCGGCGATGGAAACAGGTGTCGCAAGAATCACTGTTGACCCTGAGGAAGTTGCTGAAAAAACGAGAAAACTTACGATTATTGGTTAA